The Streptomyces pratensis genomic interval TGTCCGGCAGGCTCTCCCGGTCCCTGTCCGGGAGCCCCACGTCCCGCTCGGTGTCGGTGCGTTCCTCGGGTGCGTCGACGGGCTCCGCCTCCGGTCGCGGCAGGCTGGGCGCGGGCCTCGTACTCGTCCCCGACGTGCCGCGGCCCGACCCGCAGACCGCGGTGATGGAGAATCCCGAGGTTCCCGAGCGGAAGCGATTCTGCTCGCGTTCCGACTGCGGCGCGCCGGTGGGCAGGTCCCGCGGTGAACGGCCCGGCCGCACCGAGGGGTTCTGCACGAAGTGCGGTCACCCGTACTCCTTCGTGCCCAAGCTGCGCGGCGGTGACGTCGTGCACGGGCAGTACGAGGTGGCGGGCTGCCTCGCGCACGGCGGGCTCGGCTGGGTCTACCTCGCGGTGGACCGCGCGGTCTCCGACCGCTGGGTGGTGCTCAAGGGCCTGCTGGACACCGGGGATCAGGACGCCATGGCGGCGGCCATCTCCGAGCGGCGCTTCCTCGCGGAGATCGAGCACTCCAACATCGTCCGCATCTACAACTTCGTGGAGCATCTCGACCAGCGCACCGGTTCGCTCGACGGCTACATCGTGATGGAGTACGTCGGCGGGAAGTCGCTCAAGGAGATCGCCAACGAACGCCGCACACCGGCCGGCAAGCGGGACCCGCTGCCGGTCGAGCAGGCCTGTGCCTTCGGGATCGAGGCGCTGGAGGCGCTCGGCCACCTGCACAGCCGCAACCTCCTGTACTGCGACTTCAAGGTCGACAACGCGATCCAGACCGAGGACCAGCTCAAGCTCATCGACATGGGCGCGGTGCGCAGGATGGACGACGACCAGTCGGCCATCTACGGCACCGTCGGCTACCAGGCGCCCGAGGTGGCCGAGGCCGGCCCGTCCGTGGCGTCCGACCTCTACACGGTCGCGCGGACCCTCGCGGTGCTCACCTTCGACTTCCAGGGGTACACGAACGTCTTCGTGGACTCGCTGCCCGATCCGGACAACATGGACGTGTTCCGGAGGTACGAGTCGTTCTACCGGCTGCTCGTGCGGGCCACGGACCCGGATCCGGCCCGCAGGTTCTCCTCGGCCACGGAGATGGCGGAGCAGCTGACCGGGGTGCTGCGCGAGGTGGTCGCCCTGCAGACGGGACGTCCGCGACCGGCGCTCTCGACGCTCTTCGGTGTGGAGATGCGCGTGACGGACACCGAGTTGTTCGCGGAGCTGACCGACGAGGTGTCGCGGCTCGGCGTCCGGACGGGTCCGTCCCGCGGCACGCGGCGCCTCGGACGCCGCCACGGGGCGGCCCTCCCCGCCGCGCCCCTTCCCTCCCCGGCCCTGACGGGCACGCCCCCGGCCGCCCCCGCCCTCCCCGCTCCGCATGCCGCGCAGGCCGGGGCCGGCCCGTTGTACGCGCCGGACACCCATGTCCGGGGCAGCACCGGAAACGCGGCGGCCGGTGGCGCCGGGCCGTACGCACCGCCCCAGGCCGTGGTCCCGGCCCCTCGCGTGGCGGTCCAGGCCCCGGGAACGCCCCCGGCGGCGCACCCGGGCTCAGGTCCCCGGCTCGCCGCGTTCGACGCTCGGGCGACCTCGCTGGCGCTGCCGGTTCCCCGGGTCGACCCGAACGACCCCAACGCCGGGTTCCTCGCCGGCGTGATGGCGTCGGCACCCGCGGAACTGATCGCCGCCCTGCACTCCGTGCCCGCCGCCTCCCTCGAGACGCGGATGCGGGAACTCCGTGCCCGCCTGGAGACGGACGAGACCGGCCCCGCCCTGCGGGCGCTGACGGCGGTGGAGGCGCAGCACCCCGACGACTGGCGGGTCGTCTGGTACCGCGGGATCACCTCGCTGGTGACCGGTGAGTACGAGATCGCCGCGCTGTCCTTCGACGCGGTCTACGACGCCTTCCCCGGCGAGCCCGCGCCGAAGCTCGCGCTGGGTGTCTGCGCGGAGGTGCTGGGGCAGCTGGACAACGCCGCGGAGTACTACCGCCTGGTCTGGTCGACCGACCCGGGCTTCGTCAGTTCGGCGTTCGGTCTGGCCCGGGTGCAGATCGCCGCGGGCGACCGGGCCGCGGCGGTGCGCACGCTCGAGTCCGTACCGGAGTCGTCGATCCACTACACGGCGGCCCGGGTGGCCGCGGTGCGGGCCCGGCTCCGTGAGCGGGCCCCGCAGGAGCCCCTGATCGACGACCTGTCCGCCGCCGCCGCCCAGGTGACGGCTCTTCAGGGCTACGGCCTGGACGCGGTCAGACGTGAACGGTTGTCGACCGAGGTTCTGGGTACGGCACTTGACTGGGTACTCTCCGGTAGTCCCACGGCTCAGCCGGCGGCTCCGCCCTCCCCCGCAGCCGGGGGACCGAGGACGGTGCTGGGCAGTGAGCTGGACGAGCGGGGCCTCAGGTTCGGTCTCGAACGCTCGTACCGGATGCTCGCCCGGCTCGCGCAGCGGGGCGACGAGAGGATCGAACTGGTGGAGCGGGCAAACCGTCTCCGCCCACGGACCTGGGTGTGAAGATGTCACAGATCCACCAGCAGGCCTCCTTGCCGGGGTGCCCCAGCTGCGAGGAACCGCTGGAGCCGGGCGACCGGTTCTGCGGAGCGTGCGGGTACGACCTCTCGGCCGTGCCGGCGCCGCCCGGCGACCGTCCGACGGTCGCCATCACGGTGCCCGCGCAGAGCGTGGGGGCAGCTGCCGCCACCGCTCCCGTGGAGTGGCCTCCCGCCTCGGAGACGGACAGCTCCGACCGGCCGGCGCCCACGCACCGGCCGGCCGACCTTCCGGGCGTGGACTCGGGCGGCAAACCCCTGTCCACCGCGGACAGGACCGCGGTGCGCTTCGACGAGCCGGACGCTCCGGGGGCCACCGCCCCGGGCGCCCCGGAAACCGCGTCGGGCGACTTCGAACTGGCCGCGCCCGACCCCCGTACGGTGGAGCACGCCACCGCCGGTGCCTCGGCGGCGGGCGCCAAACTGTGTGTCGCCTGCCGTTCGGGCCGTGTGGACACCGACGGCTACTGCGAGAACTGCGGCCACGCGCAGCCCCGCGAGCGGGACCACATGGAGCAGGAGCTCGGCGGGGTGGCGGCGGTCAGCGACCGGGGCCTGCGCCACCACCGCAACGAGGACTCGTTCGCGGTGTCCTGCACCGCCCTGCCGGACGGCTCACCGGCCGTCGTCGCGATCGTGTGCGACGGCGTCTCGTCGGCGAGCCGCCCCGACGAGGCGTCGGCCGCGGCGGCGAGCGCCGCCAACGAGTCTCTCCTGGAGTCGCTGCCTCGCGGCACGCATCCGCAGCAGGCGATGCACGAGGCGATCCTGGCCGCGTCCGAGTCCGTCAACGCGCTGGCACAGGATGCCGGTCAGGCGTTGGAGCACGATCAGCACCGCCATCAGAACGCCCCGGCCTGCACCCTGGTCGGCGCGATCGCGGCGGGCGGTCTGCTGGTCGTCGGCTGGGTCGGCGACAGCCGCGTCTACTGGGTCCCCGAGGACCGCTCCAACCCGCCGGCCCGGCTCACGGAGGACGACTCCTGGGCCGCCCAGATGGTGGCGGCCGGGCTGATGAACGAGGCGGAGGCGTACGCCGACGAGCGCGCCCACGCCATCACGGGCTGGCTCGGCGCCGACGCGTACGAACTGGAGCCGCACACCGCGTCCTTCAAACCGGACAGGCCCGGTCTCGTGGTGGTGTGCACCGACGGCCTGTGGAACTACGCGGAGTCTGCGGCGGAGATGGCTGCGGCCGTGCCGCCCGAGGCATACGAACGGCCGTTGCACGGAGCGCAGGTGCTGGTCGGTCACGCGCTCGACGGCGGGGGCCACGACAACGTAACAGTGGCGCTGGTGCCGTTCGCCACGGCGGCACGAGGGGCAGGATCGGCCTGAGCCGCGCCCGGTCCGGGCGCGGCCGGCCGTTCCGCCCGCCCCCTGCGCCGCCCTTCACGCGCCGCCGCCCTCCGACCCGTTCCCGCTCAGTGCCCTTCCGCCCGTTCCCGCGCCGTCGCCTTGAGCACCCCGCGTCCGCGGCCCGTGCCTTCCGTCCTGAACCCGACCGCACAACTGTCCTCGTCCGACATGTGCGGAGCCTCAAGGAGCCGATCAGATGGCCAACTTCTCCAAGTCCGGCGTGCCGCAGTTCTCCGTCGAGGTGTACCAGAACGAATTCCTGCCCGAGGGCGGCCGCGACGTCAACGCGATCGTCACCGTCACGTCCACCGGCGGGGGGACGACCGGCGGAGTGCCGCTGACCGACGGGGCACCGGCATCCGGGCGGGCACCGGGTCAGGCCCCGAACGCCGCCGTGGTGCTCATGGTCGACTGCTCGGGCTCGATGGACTACCCGCCGACGAAGATGCGCAACGCGCGCGACGCGACGGCGGCCGCCATCGACACCCTGCGTGACGGCACGCGGTTCGCGGTGGTCGCGGGAACGCATGTGGCCAAGGACGTGTACCCGGGCAACGGCCGGCTGGCGACGGCCGGCCCGCAGACCAAGGCCCAGGCGAAGGAGGCCCTGCGCCGGCTGAGCGCGGGCGGGGGCACCGCGATCGGGACGTGGCTGCGCCTGGCCGACCGGCTGCTCGGGGAGGCGGAGGCCGACATCCGGCACGGCATCCTCCTCACCGACGGGCGCAACGAGCACGAATCCCCGGAGGACCTGCGGGCCGCTCTGGAGTCCTGTGCGGGCCGGTTCACCTGTGACGCGAGAGGTGTCGGCACCGACTGGGAGGTGAAAGAGGTCACAGCGATCGCCTCGGCCATGCTCGGCACGGCTGACATCGTCGCCGATCCGGCCGGCCTCGCCGCGGACTTCACACGGATGATGGAGAACGCGATGGGCAAGGAGGTCGCGGACGTGGCTCTGCGGCTCTGGACACCCGTCGGCGTCGAGATCGTGTTCCTCAAGCAGGTGGCGCCCACGGTCTCCGAACTCACCGGCCGCCGCACCGAGGCGGGGCCGCGCGCCGGGGACTATCCCACCGGTTCCTGGGGCGACGAGTCCCGGGATTACCACGTGTGCGTCAGGGTCCCGGAGGCCGGGATCGGCCAGGAGATGCTGGCGGCCCGTGCCTCGCTGATCCTGCCGTCCCCGTCTGACGGGGGCGCCCCGCAGACCCTGTCCCAGGGCCTCGTACGGGCCGTGTGGACGGACGACATGGCCGCGTCCACCTCGATCAACCCCCAAGTGGCGCACTACACAGGCCAGGCGGAACTGGCCCAAGTCATCCAGCAGGGACTGGATGCGCGCAAATCGGGAGACTTCGACGGCGCGACGGCAAAACTGGGGCGTGCGGTGCAGCTCGCGTCGGCCTCCGGAAACGCGGATACTGCGAAACTGCTTTCGAAGGTGGTCGACGTCGTCGACGCGGCGACCGGTACTGTGCGACTGAAAGCGAGGGTCGCGGAAGCGGACGAGATGACACTCGAAACGCGCTCGACCAAGACAGTTCGCGTCAAGAAATAGCGACACGAACGACAACGACACAACCGTACGGAGAGCCACCCGGCCGACCGGACGGTGCACCGACAAGCATGGCGGCCTCCGGGCCGGACGAGGAGAGGGGGAAGCGCCGACATGCCGACCTGCCCGAACGGACACCAGTCGGGTTCCGAGGACTGGTGCGAGGTCTGCGGACATCGCATGGCCGGGACGGGCGCGCCCTCGGGCGCGGTCCCCCCGCCGCCGCCTCCACCCCCCGCGCCCGGTTACGGCTACCCGCAGGTGCCCGGCACCGGCGCCGGGCAGCCGACGATGCAGGCCGAGCTCTGCCCGCAGTGCCGCACCCCGCGTGAGGCGATGGCGCCGTACTGCGAGGAGTGCCGCTGGAACTTCCTCACGAACACGGCGACCTCGTACACCCCGCTCGCCCCGCAGGGGGGCGCGGGCGGTCCGGCCCCCGGCCTGAATCTGCCGCCCGGATTCCAGTCGCAGCAGGGCCCGCCGCCGCAGCAGCAGCGGGACCCGTTCGAGTACCAGGGCTCCCGTCCTTCGCAGATGAACCGGCCGGCCGAGCCGCTCTCGCCGGAGGACGGCGGCCGGCCGGGCCCGCCGCCGCCCCCGCCCTCCTTCCAGCAGGGGCCGCCGCCTCCTCCGTCGTTCCAGCAGCAGTCGCCCTCCCCGTTCGAGGCGCAGGGACAGCCGGGGCAGCCCGGACAGCCGGGCCGTCAGGGCCCCCCGTCGCCGTTCGAGCCGCAGGTCCCGGGCCAGCAGGGTCAGGGACCGCAGGGTCAGGGCCCCCAGGGACCCGGCCAGCAGGGTCAGCACGGACCCGGTCCGCACGCACCCGGCCCTCATGGACCCGGCCCTCAAGGACAGGGTCCCCAGGGACAGGGCCCCCAGGGACCCGGCCCGCAGGGTCAGCACGGCCCCGGTCCGCAGGGCGGGCAGCCGTCGCCGTTCGAGCCGCAGCGGCAGGGCCCGCCTCCGCCGTCGTTCCAGCAGTCCGCGCCTCCGGCTCCTCAGCGGCCTCAGGCACCGGGGACCGGTGGTGGCGACGACTGGATGCTGCCGCCGCCCTCTCAGCAGCAGCCCCCGCAGGCCTTCCAGCAGGGCCCTCAGGGACCGCAGACGCCACAGGCACCTCAGGCGCCTCAGCCCCCTCAGCAGCAGTTCCCCGGCCAGGGTCCCGCCCAGGGCGGACGGGACCAGGGGCCGGGCAGCTGGACTGCCGTCATCGCCCCGGACCGTGACTACTTCCTGGCGATGATGCAGCGCAGCGGTCCCGAGGCGACCGGGCTCAACCTGCCCGCTTACTCTCCGGAGCAGCGCCTCGCGCTCACCGGCAGCCAGATCACGATCGGCCGCCGCCGGCACAGTACGGGCGAGTCCCCCGACGTCGATCTCTCCGTACCGCCCGAGGACCCGGGTGTCTCGCACCAGCACGCCGTACTGGTGCAGCAGCCGGACGGCAGCTGGGCCGTCGTCGACCAGAACTCCACCAACGGCACCACGCTCAACGGCGCCGAGGACCCGATCCAGCCCTATGTCCCCGTTCCGCTCCATGACGGTGACCAGGTGCACGTCGGTGCGTGGACGACGATCACGGTCCGCCGCGACTGATCCGACGGGGCGGGGCCGCCCGCCGATTCGGACC includes:
- a CDS encoding tetratricopeptide repeat protein, translating into MSTECQRPACEGRYEDMGGGELYCDTCGLAPVVSPTGMVSSPPTGIAGGGAAGGRGSSSTSQRSGSRASSRSSSRSSTSRRSVSGRLSRSLSGSPTSRSVSVRSSGASTGSASGRGRLGAGLVLVPDVPRPDPQTAVMENPEVPERKRFCSRSDCGAPVGRSRGERPGRTEGFCTKCGHPYSFVPKLRGGDVVHGQYEVAGCLAHGGLGWVYLAVDRAVSDRWVVLKGLLDTGDQDAMAAAISERRFLAEIEHSNIVRIYNFVEHLDQRTGSLDGYIVMEYVGGKSLKEIANERRTPAGKRDPLPVEQACAFGIEALEALGHLHSRNLLYCDFKVDNAIQTEDQLKLIDMGAVRRMDDDQSAIYGTVGYQAPEVAEAGPSVASDLYTVARTLAVLTFDFQGYTNVFVDSLPDPDNMDVFRRYESFYRLLVRATDPDPARRFSSATEMAEQLTGVLREVVALQTGRPRPALSTLFGVEMRVTDTELFAELTDEVSRLGVRTGPSRGTRRLGRRHGAALPAAPLPSPALTGTPPAAPALPAPHAAQAGAGPLYAPDTHVRGSTGNAAAGGAGPYAPPQAVVPAPRVAVQAPGTPPAAHPGSGPRLAAFDARATSLALPVPRVDPNDPNAGFLAGVMASAPAELIAALHSVPAASLETRMRELRARLETDETGPALRALTAVEAQHPDDWRVVWYRGITSLVTGEYEIAALSFDAVYDAFPGEPAPKLALGVCAEVLGQLDNAAEYYRLVWSTDPGFVSSAFGLARVQIAAGDRAAAVRTLESVPESSIHYTAARVAAVRARLRERAPQEPLIDDLSAAAAQVTALQGYGLDAVRRERLSTEVLGTALDWVLSGSPTAQPAAPPSPAAGGPRTVLGSELDERGLRFGLERSYRMLARLAQRGDERIELVERANRLRPRTWV
- a CDS encoding PP2C family serine/threonine-protein phosphatase, with product MSQIHQQASLPGCPSCEEPLEPGDRFCGACGYDLSAVPAPPGDRPTVAITVPAQSVGAAAATAPVEWPPASETDSSDRPAPTHRPADLPGVDSGGKPLSTADRTAVRFDEPDAPGATAPGAPETASGDFELAAPDPRTVEHATAGASAAGAKLCVACRSGRVDTDGYCENCGHAQPRERDHMEQELGGVAAVSDRGLRHHRNEDSFAVSCTALPDGSPAVVAIVCDGVSSASRPDEASAAAASAANESLLESLPRGTHPQQAMHEAILAASESVNALAQDAGQALEHDQHRHQNAPACTLVGAIAAGGLLVVGWVGDSRVYWVPEDRSNPPARLTEDDSWAAQMVAAGLMNEAEAYADERAHAITGWLGADAYELEPHTASFKPDRPGLVVVCTDGLWNYAESAAEMAAAVPPEAYERPLHGAQVLVGHALDGGGHDNVTVALVPFATAARGAGSA
- a CDS encoding vWA domain-containing protein; translation: MANFSKSGVPQFSVEVYQNEFLPEGGRDVNAIVTVTSTGGGTTGGVPLTDGAPASGRAPGQAPNAAVVLMVDCSGSMDYPPTKMRNARDATAAAIDTLRDGTRFAVVAGTHVAKDVYPGNGRLATAGPQTKAQAKEALRRLSAGGGTAIGTWLRLADRLLGEAEADIRHGILLTDGRNEHESPEDLRAALESCAGRFTCDARGVGTDWEVKEVTAIASAMLGTADIVADPAGLAADFTRMMENAMGKEVADVALRLWTPVGVEIVFLKQVAPTVSELTGRRTEAGPRAGDYPTGSWGDESRDYHVCVRVPEAGIGQEMLAARASLILPSPSDGGAPQTLSQGLVRAVWTDDMAASTSINPQVAHYTGQAELAQVIQQGLDARKSGDFDGATAKLGRAVQLASASGNADTAKLLSKVVDVVDAATGTVRLKARVAEADEMTLETRSTKTVRVKK
- a CDS encoding FHA domain-containing protein yields the protein MPTCPNGHQSGSEDWCEVCGHRMAGTGAPSGAVPPPPPPPPAPGYGYPQVPGTGAGQPTMQAELCPQCRTPREAMAPYCEECRWNFLTNTATSYTPLAPQGGAGGPAPGLNLPPGFQSQQGPPPQQQRDPFEYQGSRPSQMNRPAEPLSPEDGGRPGPPPPPPSFQQGPPPPPSFQQQSPSPFEAQGQPGQPGQPGRQGPPSPFEPQVPGQQGQGPQGQGPQGPGQQGQHGPGPHAPGPHGPGPQGQGPQGQGPQGPGPQGQHGPGPQGGQPSPFEPQRQGPPPPSFQQSAPPAPQRPQAPGTGGGDDWMLPPPSQQQPPQAFQQGPQGPQTPQAPQAPQPPQQQFPGQGPAQGGRDQGPGSWTAVIAPDRDYFLAMMQRSGPEATGLNLPAYSPEQRLALTGSQITIGRRRHSTGESPDVDLSVPPEDPGVSHQHAVLVQQPDGSWAVVDQNSTNGTTLNGAEDPIQPYVPVPLHDGDQVHVGAWTTITVRRD